Proteins from a single region of Flavobacterium sp. YJ01:
- a CDS encoding TonB-dependent receptor has product MEKWKQILVAAILLFAFSQNSFSQKTNSINGTVSDGKTPIEFVDVVLKPVSDTTKTTAYTVTDASGKFILENINPSDYIIKLRLIGFKTFTQKIKYTGNSISLGNITLQEDANLLNTVVVNSQKKQIQKTAEGFVFNAVSNISQSGGTAIDMLKNIPTVAVDADDAISLRGKTPLILINGKNSAITNMNQIPASSIESIEIITSPTAKYDANAESGIINIKLKKNNLNGLNGAAVLGGGFGAKGRMNSSILLNNKTDKWNVGLAYDNRFAGRTKSIKGERTNYFIDDQHFINQNRHDERTEGLQNLKFNADFSPNDRNTFSFEALGNMESQDNDETLKTDVFNSSNQFYSSNKRHSLELERSKAAEFGFNYDRKFSDDGKSLNANITTSYNFHRENTNIDTDNYDENNTIIGDTFWQRTHNYEKENISNAILNYAFPISEKSIIETGYKGTFRFFNSDFQSADLINNEYVINPLVSNIFDFNEQINAVYGLWNSYSGSKENQKWKYNLGLRAEQVNNSGKTQTGSDSFSNNYLKLFPSASVQLNLKSDESLKFGYSKRINRPDLDDLNPFIDITDALNPHGGNPYLKPEIIHIVELNYNKEWDKYSLSGNAFYRNANNTIRQYGTLQDNGVILLQPQNIGNTVTYGLESIFSFKPFHFYDANISVTAFEQKIDAGNLAQTEDVVKSAFSWYGKMINNFVPWKGGKLQVIGNYNSAVATPQGKRIPIYNVDMGFQQKLGNGNARLGLVVTDMLNTLESGYKNNTLLFRNNRTSKSDTRALMLTFAYTFKSDFKEKLLENQFSTE; this is encoded by the coding sequence ATGGAAAAATGGAAACAAATTTTAGTCGCTGCAATTTTATTATTTGCCTTTAGTCAAAACTCATTTAGTCAAAAAACAAATTCGATAAACGGAACTGTTTCGGACGGAAAAACTCCTATCGAATTTGTTGATGTGGTTTTGAAACCTGTAAGCGATACTACCAAAACAACTGCATATACGGTTACAGATGCTTCAGGAAAGTTTATTCTCGAAAATATAAATCCTTCCGATTATATCATAAAACTTAGATTGATTGGTTTTAAAACATTCACTCAAAAAATAAAATATACTGGAAATTCAATTTCACTTGGAAATATAACTTTACAAGAAGATGCCAATCTTTTAAATACAGTTGTTGTAAATTCTCAGAAAAAACAAATTCAAAAAACTGCTGAAGGCTTTGTTTTTAATGCCGTTTCTAATATTTCGCAATCTGGCGGAACAGCAATTGATATGCTTAAAAACATTCCTACTGTGGCTGTAGATGCAGACGACGCGATTTCGCTAAGAGGAAAAACACCTTTAATTTTAATTAATGGAAAAAATTCTGCTATTACCAATATGAATCAGATTCCGGCAAGCAGTATTGAAAGTATCGAAATTATTACAAGTCCAACTGCGAAATACGATGCCAATGCCGAAAGCGGAATTATCAATATTAAACTTAAGAAAAACAATTTAAATGGTTTAAATGGCGCTGCAGTTCTTGGAGGTGGTTTTGGCGCAAAAGGAAGAATGAACAGTTCTATTCTTTTAAACAATAAAACTGATAAATGGAATGTTGGTCTTGCGTATGATAATCGTTTTGCAGGAAGAACTAAAAGCATCAAAGGCGAAAGAACCAATTATTTTATTGATGATCAACATTTTATCAATCAAAATAGACATGATGAAAGAACTGAAGGTTTGCAAAACTTAAAATTCAATGCAGATTTTTCCCCAAATGACAGAAATACCTTTTCATTTGAAGCACTTGGAAATATGGAAAGTCAAGATAATGATGAAACTTTAAAAACAGATGTTTTCAACAGTTCAAATCAATTTTATTCTAGCAATAAACGCCATTCATTAGAATTAGAACGTTCAAAAGCCGCAGAATTTGGTTTTAATTACGATCGTAAATTTTCTGATGATGGAAAAAGTTTGAACGCAAATATTACGACTTCTTATAATTTTCACAGAGAAAACACGAATATTGATACCGACAACTATGACGAAAATAATACAATAATTGGCGATACCTTTTGGCAGAGAACACATAATTATGAAAAAGAAAATATCTCGAATGCGATTTTAAATTATGCATTTCCTATTTCAGAAAAATCTATAATTGAAACTGGATATAAAGGAACTTTCCGTTTTTTTAATTCTGATTTTCAAAGCGCAGATTTAATCAATAATGAATATGTAATAAATCCTCTGGTTAGTAATATTTTCGATTTTAATGAACAGATAAATGCCGTTTATGGGCTTTGGAATTCATATTCTGGTTCTAAGGAAAATCAAAAATGGAAATACAATTTAGGACTTCGTGCGGAGCAAGTCAACAATAGTGGAAAAACACAAACAGGAAGCGATAGTTTTTCAAACAATTACCTAAAACTTTTCCCTTCAGCTTCTGTACAATTGAATTTAAAATCGGATGAATCTTTAAAATTCGGTTACAGTAAGCGTATTAACCGTCCTGATTTAGATGATTTGAATCCGTTTATTGATATTACAGATGCTTTAAATCCTCATGGTGGAAATCCGTATTTGAAGCCAGAAATTATTCATATTGTAGAATTAAATTATAATAAAGAATGGGATAAATATTCTCTTTCTGGAAATGCTTTTTATAGAAATGCCAACAATACTATTCGTCAATATGGCACACTGCAAGATAACGGAGTAATTTTATTGCAACCTCAAAACATCGGAAACACAGTTACTTACGGTTTGGAAAGTATTTTCAGTTTTAAGCCTTTTCATTTTTATGATGCAAATATCAGCGTAACTGCTTTTGAGCAAAAAATCGATGCCGGCAATTTAGCACAAACGGAAGATGTTGTCAAAAGTGCTTTCAGCTGGTACGGAAAAATGATTAATAATTTTGTTCCTTGGAAAGGCGGAAAACTTCAAGTTATCGGAAATTACAATTCTGCCGTGGCAACTCCACAAGGAAAAAGAATTCCGATTTACAATGTTGACATGGGTTTTCAGCAAAAGTTAGGAAATGGAAATGCTCGACTTGGATTAGTTGTTACCGATATGCTTAACACTTTAGAAAGCGGTTACAAAAACAATACTTTATTATTTAGAAACAACAGAACTTCTAAATCTGACACACGCGCCTTGATGCTAACTTTTGCCTATACTTTTAAATCTGATTTTAAAGAAAAATTACTAGAAAATCAGTTTTCTACGGAGTAA